The Streptococcaceae bacterium ESL0729 genome has a segment encoding these proteins:
- a CDS encoding primosomal protein N': MKLAKVIVDIPLMQTDHPFSYQIPSGLEDLLEEGMRVHVPFGKADRLVQAIVVEVVDDSNPQEGLKKIKELLDFEPVLNEEQLAMADDMRKRVFSYKITCLKAMLPNLLNSNYDKYVIPIEEISVNQNESLLFKLGQRAKFSSLSEAEQVQILRLKKDGKVKFEYEAKSRENISYESFLYPENIDKLANYELSARAKKKQELKDYLLKNPHKISLKELGKHFSRPVINFFIEQKFLKLEKVEVRRTRKLFDKIKRDQALTLNDDQKQAYDLITASENPNPFLLEGVTGSGKTELYLQVIAKVLEDGKTAIMLVPEISLTPQITNRFIARFGDQVAIMHSRLSDGEKYDEWRRIEEGKARVVVGARSAIFAPLKDIGVIIIDEEHEASYKQDSSPRYHARDIALFRSNWHGAKLILGSATPSLESRARASKGVYEFIELPRRANPKARIPKVEIVDFRENMSQESANFTPPLLAKIREKLERKEQVVLMLNRRGYSSFIMCRDCGYVEECKNCDISLTLHMDTKTLDCHYCGFKEAIPRFCPSCRSKNFRYYGSGTQKIEEELKELFLQAKILRMDVDTTRKKGAHERILDQFENQEADILLGTQMIAKGLDFPNVTLVGVINADTALNLPDFRSSEKTFQLLTQVAGRAGRADKEGEVIIQTFNPDHYVIKLAKEHDYEGFYQKEMEYRRSLGYPPYFYTSQIIVSHKKEDEAIKKSYEIMSHLSKNLSQQAIILGPTPKPIARTHNLYHYQILIKYRFEDHLSEALNQVLEMTQDRSNKDLRIIIDSEPQNFI, encoded by the coding sequence ATGAAGCTAGCTAAAGTAATTGTTGATATCCCGCTTATGCAGACGGATCATCCCTTCTCCTACCAGATTCCCAGTGGGTTAGAAGACTTGCTTGAGGAGGGAATGCGGGTTCATGTCCCTTTTGGTAAGGCAGACCGCCTGGTTCAAGCAATTGTTGTGGAAGTAGTTGATGATTCAAATCCACAAGAAGGCCTCAAAAAAATTAAGGAACTCCTAGACTTTGAACCAGTCCTTAATGAGGAACAGCTGGCCATGGCTGATGATATGAGAAAGAGGGTTTTTTCCTATAAGATTACCTGTCTTAAGGCCATGCTGCCAAATTTGCTTAATTCAAACTATGACAAGTATGTTATCCCTATAGAAGAAATTTCAGTCAACCAAAATGAAAGCTTGCTTTTTAAGCTGGGACAAAGGGCTAAATTTTCAAGCTTATCAGAGGCTGAGCAGGTACAGATTTTAAGGCTCAAAAAAGATGGTAAAGTAAAATTTGAATATGAGGCCAAAAGCCGTGAAAATATCAGCTATGAAAGCTTTCTTTACCCTGAAAATATAGACAAGTTAGCAAATTATGAGCTTTCAGCCAGGGCTAAAAAAAAGCAGGAGCTTAAGGATTACCTCTTAAAAAATCCCCATAAAATATCCCTAAAGGAGCTAGGCAAGCATTTCTCAAGACCAGTTATTAATTTTTTCATTGAGCAAAAATTTCTTAAATTAGAAAAAGTTGAGGTCAGAAGAACTAGAAAGCTATTTGATAAAATTAAAAGAGACCAAGCTTTAACTTTAAATGATGATCAAAAACAGGCCTATGACCTGATTACGGCAAGTGAAAATCCCAATCCTTTCTTACTGGAAGGAGTGACGGGAAGTGGTAAGACAGAGCTTTACTTGCAGGTGATTGCCAAGGTTTTAGAGGACGGGAAGACCGCCATTATGCTGGTACCTGAAATTTCTTTGACCCCGCAAATTACCAACCGCTTTATTGCAAGATTTGGTGACCAGGTGGCCATCATGCACAGTCGTTTGTCTGATGGGGAAAAGTATGATGAATGGCGGAGAATTGAAGAAGGTAAGGCCCGGGTCGTTGTAGGAGCTCGCAGTGCCATTTTTGCTCCCCTTAAGGATATTGGGGTTATAATAATAGATGAGGAGCATGAGGCTAGCTACAAGCAGGATTCAAGTCCCAGGTATCACGCAAGGGATATAGCTCTTTTTAGGAGTAATTGGCACGGAGCAAAACTTATTTTGGGCAGTGCAACTCCAAGTCTTGAATCAAGGGCTCGTGCCTCTAAGGGAGTTTATGAATTTATTGAACTTCCAAGGCGGGCTAATCCCAAGGCTCGGATTCCTAAGGTTGAGATAGTTGATTTCAGGGAAAATATGAGCCAGGAATCAGCTAATTTCACCCCTCCTCTCCTTGCTAAAATCAGGGAAAAGCTTGAACGTAAGGAGCAGGTTGTTTTAATGCTTAACCGCAGGGGATATTCAAGTTTTATCATGTGCCGCGATTGCGGATATGTCGAAGAATGTAAAAATTGTGACATAAGTTTAACTTTACATATGGATACAAAAACCTTAGACTGTCATTATTGTGGGTTCAAAGAAGCCATACCTCGTTTTTGCCCAAGTTGTCGGAGTAAAAACTTTAGGTATTATGGTTCTGGAACCCAAAAAATCGAAGAAGAGCTTAAGGAATTATTCCTCCAAGCTAAAATTCTTAGAATGGACGTTGATACCACCAGGAAAAAAGGGGCCCATGAAAGAATTTTAGATCAATTTGAGAATCAAGAGGCCGATATCCTTCTTGGCACCCAGATGATAGCAAAGGGTTTAGATTTTCCAAATGTTACCCTGGTTGGGGTCATCAATGCAGACACAGCCCTAAATCTACCTGATTTTAGAAGTAGCGAAAAAACCTTCCAGCTTCTGACCCAGGTGGCAGGTCGTGCTGGGCGAGCTGACAAGGAAGGTGAGGTCATCATCCAGACCTTTAACCCAGATCACTATGTAATAAAGCTTGCCAAGGAGCATGATTACGAAGGCTTTTATCAAAAGGAAATGGAGTATCGAAGAAGTCTTGGTTATCCGCCTTATTTTTATACAAGTCAGATAATTGTTAGCCATAAGAAGGAAGATGAAGCTATTAAAAAAAGTTATGAGATTATGAGCCATTTATCTAAAAATTTATCCCAGCAGGCGATAATTTTGGGGCCGACACCAAAGCCCATAGCTCGTACCCATAACCTCTACCACTACCAAATTTTAATTAAATATCGTTTTGAGGACCACTTAAGTGAAGCTTTGAATCAAGTTCTTGAAATGACTCAAGACAGGAGCAACAAGGATTTAAGGATTATTATCGATAGTGAACCACAGAATTTTATATAG
- the rpoZ gene encoding DNA-directed RNA polymerase subunit omega codes for MMLKPSIDKLLDKVDSKYSLVILESKRAHELNEGAQATTDFKSVKPTLKALEEIEAGTVTIHPDPEGKREARRLAAEAEVARLQEEERQIKERIAQEQEVEANKGK; via the coding sequence ATGATGTTAAAACCATCTATCGACAAACTACTAGACAAGGTTGATTCAAAATACTCACTAGTGATTCTTGAGAGTAAACGTGCCCATGAATTAAATGAAGGAGCTCAGGCTACAACCGACTTTAAGTCAGTTAAGCCTACCCTTAAAGCCTTAGAAGAAATTGAAGCAGGAACTGTAACAATTCACCCAGATCCAGAGGGTAAAAGAGAAGCACGCAGGCTTGCAGCTGAAGCTGAGGTAGCCCGCTTGCAAGAAGAAGAAAGACAAATCAAGGAACGTATTGCACAAGAGCAAGAAGTTGAAGCTAATAAAGGTAAATAA
- the whiA gene encoding DNA-binding protein WhiA, whose translation MSFSTEVKKELTSLDNSPVVLMALIRMNGSLGLARELTLSISTENATTARYTYNLFMKLYQIKSEIKTQQKTTLSKNRIYTVYIDKNVNSLLDDLDLADGLLLDNGIPGSIKYDDKKSILYLRGVFLSNGNISDPESGKYHLELSSVYQEHAEDLKEVLENLGFNARLHERKNRYIVYLTSSEQIMDFLTMIGAISARLRYENAKIIKEMRNQANRRANFETANLGKTVNASYDMIEKIELLDEKLGLDQLPDNLSEVARIRLKHPDLTIKELGEIMSPPLGKSGVNHRLRKISQLAQTYIDDKKPD comes from the coding sequence ATGAGTTTTTCAACGGAAGTAAAAAAGGAATTAACTTCCTTGGACAATAGCCCAGTTGTTTTGATGGCTTTGATTAGGATGAATGGCTCCCTTGGTTTGGCAAGGGAGCTTACCCTTTCAATCAGCACAGAGAATGCCACAACTGCCCGCTATACCTACAATCTTTTCATGAAACTCTATCAAATTAAATCAGAGATTAAAACCCAGCAGAAGACAACCCTATCTAAAAACCGGATTTACACCGTCTATATTGATAAAAATGTAAATTCCCTCCTAGATGACCTTGATTTAGCAGATGGACTTTTACTGGACAATGGAATTCCAGGGTCAATTAAATATGACGACAAGAAAAGTATCCTTTATTTAAGGGGCGTCTTTTTGTCAAATGGTAATATCAGTGATCCAGAAAGTGGTAAATATCACTTGGAACTAAGCTCTGTTTACCAGGAGCATGCTGAGGATTTAAAGGAGGTTCTTGAAAATCTTGGCTTTAATGCAAGGCTTCATGAGAGGAAGAATCGCTATATTGTCTATCTGACGAGTTCTGAGCAGATTATGGATTTTTTAACCATGATTGGAGCCATTAGTGCAAGACTTAGGTATGAAAATGCTAAAATTATTAAGGAGATGAGAAATCAGGCCAACAGGCGGGCTAATTTTGAGACGGCAAATCTAGGGAAGACTGTCAATGCTTCCTATGACATGATTGAAAAGATTGAATTACTCGATGAAAAACTAGGACTTGATCAGCTTCCTGACAATTTGTCAGAAGTTGCAAGAATCAGGCTCAAGCATCCAGATCTTACCATCAAGGAGCTTGGAGAGATTATGTCACCTCCCTTGGGGAAAAGTGGGGTAAATCATAGACTAAGAAAAATTAGTCAGCTGGCCCAGACCTATATTGATGATAAAAAACCTGACTAA
- a CDS encoding YvcK family protein, translated as MRKKKIVIIGGGTGIPVLLRSLRNENVDLTAIVTVADDGGSSGEIINSIGMAPPGDLRNVLVAMSDMPKFYERVFQYRFNESDGPLAGHPLGNLIIAGISEMQSSTYNAVQILAKFLHIDGNVFPSSEQGLTLHAVFEDGHEVVGESKIADYKGQIDHVYVTNTFDGKKAHASRKVVKAIMEADTIVVGPGSLFTSILPNMVIDEIGQALLDTPAQIVYVCNIMTQRGETEHFTDAEHVRVLHKHLGQKFIDTVLVNIEEVPKEYMNTHKFDEYLVQVDHDFKGLSQEVKRIISANFLKLERGGAFHDGDGVAKEILKISERVLP; from the coding sequence ATGAGAAAGAAGAAGATTGTAATAATTGGTGGAGGGACTGGGATTCCAGTTCTTTTACGCAGCTTAAGAAATGAAAATGTTGACCTAACAGCCATTGTGACTGTGGCTGATGACGGAGGCAGCAGTGGCGAGATTATCAACTCGATTGGCATGGCACCACCTGGGGACTTGCGAAATGTCTTGGTTGCCATGAGTGATATGCCAAAGTTCTATGAACGGGTATTTCAGTACCGCTTTAATGAATCAGATGGTCCCCTTGCGGGTCATCCCCTGGGGAATTTAATTATTGCTGGAATTAGTGAGATGCAAAGTTCGACCTACAATGCTGTTCAAATTCTTGCCAAATTCCTTCATATTGATGGCAATGTCTTCCCTTCTAGCGAGCAAGGTTTAACCCTTCATGCGGTCTTTGAAGACGGCCATGAGGTAGTGGGTGAAAGTAAGATTGCGGACTATAAGGGACAAATTGACCATGTTTATGTGACCAATACTTTCGACGGGAAAAAAGCTCATGCCAGCCGCAAGGTGGTCAAGGCCATCATGGAAGCAGATACCATTGTTGTAGGGCCTGGTAGTCTCTTTACGAGCATTTTACCCAACATGGTAATTGATGAAATTGGTCAGGCCCTTCTTGATACCCCTGCTCAAATCGTCTACGTATGTAATATCATGACCCAAAGGGGGGAGACTGAGCACTTTACAGACGCTGAACACGTTAGGGTCCTTCATAAGCACCTGGGTCAAAAATTTATTGATACAGTTCTGGTCAATATTGAAGAAGTTCCAAAGGAGTACATGAATACTCATAAGTTTGATGAGTATCTGGTCCAGGTTGACCATGATTTTAAAGGTTTGAGTCAGGAGGTAAAAAGGATTATTTCTGCCAACTTCCTAAAGCTTGAACGGGGTGGAGCCTTCCATGATGGGGACGGTGTAGCCAAAGAAATCCTAAAGATTAGTGAAAGGGTCTTGCCATGA
- the gmk gene encoding guanylate kinase encodes MQERGLLIVFSGPSGVGKGTVRKEIFDGKGHDFDYSVSMTTRPKRPGEVDGVDYFFRTREEFEEMIKNGQMLEYAEYVGNYYGTPLTYVNETLDSGKDVFLEIEVQGALQVKEKVPDGVFIFLTPPDLDELRERIVGRGTDSIDVIDKRMEKAREEILLMSEYDYAVVNDEVSKAALRVKKIVEAEHFRVDRVIGKYRAMID; translated from the coding sequence ATGCAAGAGCGTGGTTTATTAATTGTATTTTCAGGCCCTTCAGGAGTTGGTAAGGGAACTGTACGCAAGGAAATTTTTGATGGTAAGGGACATGATTTTGACTATTCAGTTTCAATGACCACCCGTCCTAAACGTCCAGGTGAGGTTGATGGTGTGGATTATTTCTTTAGAACTCGTGAAGAATTTGAAGAGATGATTAAGAATGGACAAATGCTTGAGTATGCTGAATATGTAGGCAACTACTACGGTACTCCATTAACTTATGTTAATGAGACGCTTGATAGCGGTAAGGATGTCTTTTTAGAGATTGAGGTTCAAGGAGCCTTACAGGTTAAGGAGAAGGTGCCAGATGGAGTTTTCATTTTCTTAACACCACCAGATCTTGATGAACTTCGCGAACGAATTGTTGGTCGTGGTACTGATAGTATTGATGTTATCGACAAACGAATGGAGAAGGCCCGTGAGGAGATTCTTCTTATGAGTGAATATGATTATGCGGTCGTTAATGACGAGGTCAGCAAGGCTGCCCTAAGGGTTAAAAAGATTGTTGAAGCTGAACACTTCCGTGTGGACCGCGTGATTGGAAAATACCGCGCTATGATTGATTAG
- a CDS encoding fructose-specific PTS transporter subunit EIIC, protein MEITDLLVKNAMIMDLQATDKLGAIDEMVDKLYQTGRITDKEVFKQGILNREAQTSTGLGDGVAMPHAKNEAVKEATILFAKSNKGVDYEALDGQPTYVFFMIAAPAGANDTHLAALASLSKYLMQAGFIDKLRKTTTPDQVIALFKQEGEEVKAEAAQESKEDKTPSTGKFVVAVTACTTGIAHTYMAEEALKKKAAEMGVGIKVETNGAGGVGNKLTAEDIKRADGVIIAADKAVDMGRFDGKPLINRPVKDGITNSENLIEEAASGKLPVYHAAEGSGSSDESGDDVGLGKKFYKHLMSGVSSMLPFVIGGGIAIAIAFLIDNAMGVPKDQLSNLGTYNELASLFKHIGGAAFDFMLPVLAGYIAYSIAEKPGMVAGFVAGYVAQSGLAWGHVPFAKDASIALGTPSGFLGALVGGFVAGGVIILLKKALVVLPRALDGIKAILLYPVLGVIITGFAMLLINVPMSAINTGLNDFLTNMSGTSAVLMGALVGGMMSVDMGGPVNKAAYVFATGTLAATVATGGSEVMAATMAGGMVPPLAVFVATMIFKDKFTKDERQAGVTNIVTGLSFITEGAIPFGAADPARAIPSFVVGSAITGALVGFSHIKLMAPHGGIFVLALTSNPLLYLVYIAIGAVIGGVMFGALRKKK, encoded by the coding sequence ATGGAAATTACAGACTTACTTGTAAAAAATGCCATGATCATGGACCTTCAAGCTACAGATAAGCTTGGGGCAATTGATGAAATGGTTGACAAACTTTACCAAACAGGCCGCATCACAGATAAGGAAGTCTTCAAGCAAGGTATCCTAAACCGTGAAGCTCAAACTTCAACAGGTCTTGGTGACGGAGTAGCAATGCCTCATGCCAAGAATGAAGCAGTAAAAGAAGCAACTATCCTTTTTGCTAAATCAAATAAGGGTGTTGACTATGAAGCCCTTGATGGACAACCTACATATGTGTTCTTTATGATTGCAGCACCTGCTGGAGCAAATGATACTCACTTAGCAGCTCTTGCAAGCCTTTCTAAGTACCTTATGCAAGCAGGATTTATTGATAAACTTCGTAAGACTACTACACCTGACCAAGTAATTGCTCTTTTCAAACAAGAAGGTGAAGAAGTTAAGGCCGAAGCAGCTCAAGAGTCAAAAGAAGATAAAACTCCATCAACTGGAAAATTTGTTGTAGCTGTTACAGCATGTACAACAGGTATCGCCCACACTTACATGGCCGAAGAAGCTCTTAAGAAAAAAGCAGCTGAAATGGGTGTTGGAATCAAGGTTGAAACTAACGGAGCCGGTGGTGTTGGTAACAAACTTACTGCTGAGGACATTAAGCGTGCTGATGGTGTAATCATTGCAGCTGACAAGGCTGTTGACATGGGACGTTTTGATGGTAAACCTTTAATCAACCGCCCAGTTAAAGATGGTATTACTAATTCTGAAAACCTAATTGAAGAAGCAGCTAGTGGTAAACTTCCAGTCTACCATGCAGCTGAAGGAAGTGGTTCATCTGATGAATCTGGCGATGATGTAGGTCTTGGTAAGAAATTCTACAAACACCTAATGAGTGGGGTTTCATCAATGCTTCCATTCGTAATCGGTGGAGGAATTGCCATTGCCATTGCCTTCTTGATTGATAATGCTATGGGTGTGCCAAAGGATCAATTATCAAACCTTGGTACCTACAATGAGCTTGCTAGTCTCTTTAAACACATCGGTGGAGCAGCCTTTGACTTCATGCTACCAGTTCTAGCTGGATATATTGCTTACTCAATCGCTGAAAAACCAGGTATGGTTGCTGGTTTCGTAGCTGGATACGTTGCTCAATCTGGACTTGCTTGGGGACATGTTCCATTTGCTAAGGATGCAAGCATTGCCCTAGGTACACCTTCAGGATTCCTAGGAGCCTTGGTTGGTGGTTTCGTAGCCGGTGGAGTAATCATCTTACTTAAGAAAGCTCTAGTCGTTCTTCCACGTGCCCTTGATGGTATCAAAGCAATCCTACTTTACCCAGTTCTTGGTGTAATTATCACAGGATTTGCAATGCTTCTAATCAATGTACCAATGAGTGCTATCAACACAGGTCTTAATGACTTCCTAACTAACATGAGCGGAACATCAGCAGTCCTTATGGGAGCTTTAGTTGGTGGAATGATGTCAGTTGATATGGGTGGACCAGTTAATAAGGCAGCTTACGTCTTTGCGACAGGTACACTTGCAGCAACAGTTGCAACAGGTGGTAGTGAAGTAATGGCTGCTACTATGGCTGGTGGTATGGTTCCACCTCTTGCAGTATTCGTAGCAACTATGATCTTCAAAGATAAATTCACTAAAGATGAACGTCAAGCAGGTGTTACAAACATTGTAACAGGTCTTTCATTCATCACAGAGGGAGCTATTCCATTTGGAGCAGCTGACCCAGCTCGTGCTATCCCATCATTCGTTGTAGGTTCAGCAATCACAGGTGCCCTAGTAGGATTCTCACACATCAAACTTATGGCTCCTCACGGAGGAATCTTCGTACTTGCCCTAACAAGCAACCCACTTCTTTACCTAGTATACATTGCAATTGGTGCAGTTATCGGTGGTGTTATGTTTGGAGCACTTCGTAAGAAAAAATAA
- the fmt gene encoding methionyl-tRNA formyltransferase, whose product MTKIIFMGTPGFSVPVLEGLIADDRYELLAVVTQPDRAVGRKKEIKMTPVKEAALRHGLKVLQPEKISGSPEMDELLAMGADLIVTAAFGQFLPDKLLKGVGKAVNVHASLLPKYRGGAPVHYSIINGDAKTGVTIMEMVKKMDAGDIISQVELAITDADNVGTMFDKLSLAGRDLLLETLPGYLDGSIQPRPQDEELVSYSPNITPEEEKIDWNKSARAIFNQVRGMYPWPVAHTFLNGNRFKIYEAKAVEGSGKPGEVLSRTKNSLLVGTGEGALELITVQPAGKPKMQVNDFLNGVGREIKEGDYFGQE is encoded by the coding sequence TTGACAAAAATAATATTTATGGGAACCCCTGGATTTTCAGTTCCAGTTCTTGAAGGCTTAATTGCTGATGACCGCTATGAACTTTTAGCAGTCGTAACCCAGCCTGACCGAGCTGTTGGTCGTAAAAAAGAAATCAAGATGACTCCAGTTAAGGAAGCTGCCCTAAGGCATGGACTCAAGGTTCTTCAACCCGAAAAAATATCGGGTAGTCCTGAGATGGACGAACTTCTAGCCATGGGTGCAGACCTTATTGTGACAGCGGCCTTTGGTCAGTTTTTACCTGACAAACTTTTAAAGGGTGTAGGAAAAGCTGTAAATGTTCATGCAAGCCTTCTACCTAAGTACCGAGGAGGTGCACCGGTCCATTATTCGATCATCAACGGAGACGCAAAAACTGGTGTGACCATTATGGAGATGGTTAAAAAGATGGATGCTGGAGATATTATCAGTCAGGTTGAGCTAGCAATCACAGATGCTGATAATGTTGGGACTATGTTTGACAAACTGAGCCTTGCCGGTCGTGACCTTCTTCTTGAAACCCTTCCTGGTTACCTGGACGGAAGTATTCAGCCACGTCCCCAAGATGAGGAGCTCGTAAGTTACAGTCCAAATATTACACCAGAGGAAGAAAAAATTGACTGGAACAAGTCAGCTCGTGCCATCTTCAATCAAGTCCGCGGTATGTATCCATGGCCTGTGGCCCATACCTTCTTAAATGGCAATCGCTTTAAGATTTATGAAGCAAAAGCTGTCGAAGGATCAGGCAAACCTGGTGAAGTTTTAAGCCGCACCAAGAATTCTCTTCTTGTTGGAACGGGTGAGGGAGCCCTTGAGTTGATTACTGTTCAACCGGCAGGAAAACCTAAGATGCAGGTTAATGACTTCTTAAACGGGGTAGGACGAGAAATCAAGGAGGGAGATTACTTTGGCCAAGAATAA
- a CDS encoding DeoR/GlpR family DNA-binding transcription regulator gives MLANDRKKVILSELSSRGSVTIEYLCGLTGASVSTLRRDLTGLERQGKLVRVHGGAEPIKSLSGEASISEKTVKNVQKKEMIADMALTHLSDGDVIFLDAGSTTGMMIEGLQRFNGSLTIVTNSVTHASKLIKDHITIYILGGFIKNLTDAVIGSDAVQQMEQFNFTKAFLGANAIGDEYISTPDMEEANIKQAALKRAQETYVLADRSKFNKLNLINFAKVSEVIILTNS, from the coding sequence ATGCTTGCCAATGATCGAAAAAAAGTAATCCTATCAGAATTAAGTTCTAGGGGAAGCGTAACCATTGAATATTTGTGTGGCCTTACTGGTGCCTCCGTTTCAACCTTGAGGCGGGATTTGACTGGCCTTGAGCGGCAGGGCAAACTTGTCCGCGTTCATGGTGGAGCTGAGCCGATTAAAAGTTTATCTGGTGAAGCCAGTATTAGTGAAAAAACGGTCAAAAACGTTCAAAAAAAGGAAATGATTGCTGATATGGCACTGACCCATCTAAGCGATGGCGACGTCATTTTTTTGGATGCTGGTAGTACGACTGGTATGATGATTGAAGGTCTGCAAAGGTTCAATGGTAGTCTAACGATTGTAACCAACAGTGTTACCCACGCTTCAAAATTGATCAAAGATCATATAACCATTTACATTCTAGGTGGATTTATTAAAAATTTAACTGACGCAGTTATTGGGTCAGATGCCGTCCAGCAAATGGAGCAGTTTAATTTTACCAAGGCCTTCTTGGGGGCTAATGCCATCGGTGATGAGTACATAAGTACTCCCGACATGGAAGAGGCAAATATTAAGCAGGCAGCCCTTAAAAGGGCACAAGAAACTTACGTACTAGCTGATAGGAGCAAGTTTAACAAGTTGAATTTGATAAACTTTGCTAAAGTATCAGAGGTAATAATATTAACTAATAGCTAG
- the pfkB gene encoding 1-phosphofructokinase: MIYTVTLNPSIDYIVRLPQVVVGEVNRMDSDDKYAGGKGINVSRVLARLSKNSTALGFLGGFTGEFIEKTLLEEKINTAFVAVDQDTRINVKIKADQETEINGQGPAITSEQLDELLGGLAKLTDQDTVVFAGSAPASLGNEVYKKLISTAKESGAEVVCDFEGQTLLDALEHKPLLVKPNNHELGAIFDVKFESTEEIIPYAQKVLEMGAQNVIISMAGDGALLVNKEGSYFAKPIKGVVKNSVGAGDSMVAGFTGKYEESQNAVEAFALGVACGTATAFSDDLATADFIEETLKKVEITKL; encoded by the coding sequence ATGATTTACACAGTAACTTTAAATCCTTCTATCGATTATATTGTTCGCTTACCACAAGTTGTGGTGGGAGAAGTCAATCGAATGGATAGTGATGACAAATATGCTGGTGGAAAGGGAATTAATGTCAGTCGAGTTTTAGCAAGGCTTTCAAAAAATTCAACAGCATTGGGTTTTCTAGGAGGATTTACAGGGGAGTTCATTGAAAAGACTCTCTTGGAAGAAAAAATCAACACGGCCTTCGTTGCTGTTGATCAAGATACCCGTATCAATGTAAAGATTAAGGCTGACCAGGAAACGGAAATTAATGGGCAAGGTCCAGCAATTACCTCTGAGCAGCTTGATGAATTACTTGGTGGTTTAGCAAAATTAACAGACCAGGATACGGTTGTTTTTGCAGGAAGTGCTCCAGCCTCTTTAGGTAATGAAGTTTATAAAAAATTAATTTCAACTGCCAAAGAATCAGGAGCAGAGGTTGTTTGTGACTTTGAAGGACAAACCCTTTTAGATGCTTTAGAGCACAAGCCCCTTCTTGTTAAACCAAACAATCATGAACTTGGAGCCATCTTTGATGTTAAGTTTGAGTCAACTGAGGAAATCATCCCTTACGCTCAAAAGGTTCTTGAAATGGGTGCCCAAAATGTAATCATTTCAATGGCTGGAGATGGAGCCCTTCTTGTAAATAAGGAAGGTAGCTATTTTGCAAAACCAATCAAGGGAGTGGTTAAAAATTCAGTTGGTGCTGGAGATTCAATGGTTGCAGGATTTACTGGTAAGTATGAAGAAAGCCAAAATGCAGTTGAAGCCTTTGCCCTTGGAGTGGCATGTGGAACGGCTACAGCTTTCTCAGATGACCTGGCTACAGCCGACTTTATTGAGGAAACACTGAAAAAAGTAGAAATTACAAAACTATAG